Proteins from a single region of Zavarzinella sp.:
- a CDS encoding ArsI/CadI family heavy metal resistance metalloenzyme: MIELNQLPGIRFHLSMNVRNISQSVAFFRTLFGQEPAKVRADYAKFEVDNPPLVLSLEPATQVNSGGALNHVGFRMPDSTTLVAMQERLERAGMPTKRESGVECCYAKQTKFWAHDPDGNLWEVYTFDGDIQHRGAGQTEEAVQKPAATCSMPAPQKVIWEHRMNEPVPETLPHDDQTVGEILLRGTFNLPMSDHDRTNLLQECRRVLQPHGRIFVHVLTGDQPSEDPDLPGPASKVRYVPWESEPSTWLANAGFVSIQMLKFDENPCFVRNGIGMRETQLEAFAPPEIEVVPMVEVLYKGPFRELVLDPQYVTEPEIVIPRGSRVAIPAPLAARLAVGASASSFTFFPTEKAAALHVDACGS; the protein is encoded by the coding sequence ATGATCGAATTGAATCAACTACCAGGAATACGCTTTCATCTATCGATGAATGTGAGAAATATTTCACAATCGGTGGCATTTTTTCGCACCTTATTTGGGCAGGAACCTGCCAAGGTGCGTGCGGATTACGCCAAATTCGAGGTCGACAATCCCCCACTGGTGCTGTCGCTGGAGCCTGCCACCCAGGTAAATTCAGGTGGGGCCTTAAATCATGTCGGATTTCGGATGCCCGACAGCACCACTCTGGTGGCAATGCAGGAACGCCTGGAGCGGGCAGGAATGCCCACCAAACGGGAAAGTGGCGTGGAGTGCTGTTACGCGAAGCAAACCAAGTTCTGGGCCCACGATCCGGATGGGAATCTTTGGGAAGTCTATACGTTCGATGGCGACATTCAGCACCGTGGGGCAGGCCAGACAGAAGAAGCTGTGCAAAAGCCAGCAGCAACTTGCTCGATGCCCGCACCGCAGAAGGTGATCTGGGAACATCGGATGAACGAACCTGTTCCCGAAACATTGCCTCATGACGACCAGACGGTGGGAGAAATCCTGCTACGGGGGACATTCAATCTACCGATGAGTGATCATGATCGCACCAATCTGCTGCAGGAATGCCGGCGAGTGTTGCAGCCCCATGGTCGCATTTTTGTGCACGTGCTGACCGGCGATCAGCCAAGTGAAGATCCTGACCTACCCGGACCTGCAAGTAAGGTGCGCTACGTACCATGGGAATCTGAACCCAGCACTTGGCTGGCCAATGCGGGTTTTGTTTCGATTCAAATGTTAAAATTTGATGAGAATCCATGCTTCGTTCGCAACGGCATCGGCATGCGGGAAACCCAGCTGGAAGCGTTTGCCCCACCCGAAATCGAGGTGGTGCCCATGGTGGAAGTGCTCTACAAAGGCCCATTCCGCGAACTTGTGCTGGATCCCCAGTATGTTACTGAACCCGAAATCGTCATCCCACGCGGGAGTCGGGTTGCAATCCCCGCACCCTTGGCAGCACGATTGGCTGTTGGTGCCTCCGCAAGTTCGTTCACTTTCTTCCCCACAGAAAAGGCTGCTGCACTCCATGTCGATGCGTGTGGTTCGTAA
- a CDS encoding MFS transporter, with protein MTSDHSSPAPVIKPWLAVVVAALAMVATLPGRTHGLGLITEPLMAHLKLGKIEFAALNFWATIIGAAFCIPVGWLIDRCGIRWVQATVLLALGVIVLMMAGLPTPSRFLPLYSLTSLSLQSVQTVLVPTGLFLLVLLTRGFGQSALSVVSLALVGKSSGSRPGKMIGWYSFLVAIGFMLAFGVIKLIFDRFHATWNTVWAGIGWCLIGFAFFSTLVIRTSSQSSRQSATEPSTGHTLFAAMKTPAFWVYALATSFYGMVAAGMSLFNQSLLAERGFDRSVFLTITALAPGVGLLANLLCGYFASRVHLGILLAVGLLIQAGALFSYPHVTTLTHVYAYAVAMGIAGGIQTVIFFTVWRQAFGLAHLGKIQGLAQLITVFASAAGPLVFATGHAWYGQYAPIVQQLAIIAVGFAAIALLVPLPGSKTPIFSFFQAKHQ; from the coding sequence ATGACTTCAGATCACTCTTCACCTGCACCTGTTATCAAACCCTGGCTTGCGGTCGTTGTTGCTGCACTGGCCATGGTGGCCACGTTGCCCGGCCGCACGCACGGCCTGGGGTTGATTACAGAACCACTGATGGCCCACCTGAAGCTGGGAAAAATTGAATTTGCTGCCCTGAACTTCTGGGCTACCATCATCGGTGCGGCATTTTGTATTCCCGTCGGCTGGCTGATCGATCGGTGCGGTATTCGCTGGGTACAGGCGACTGTATTACTGGCACTAGGTGTCATCGTTCTGATGATGGCTGGGCTACCCACGCCCAGTCGCTTTCTGCCACTCTATTCATTGACCAGTTTATCTTTGCAGTCGGTGCAGACTGTGCTGGTGCCCACCGGCTTGTTTCTGCTGGTGCTACTGACCCGAGGGTTTGGCCAAAGTGCTCTTTCGGTGGTCAGTCTGGCACTGGTGGGAAAGTCCAGTGGCAGCCGACCGGGAAAAATGATTGGATGGTATTCCTTTCTGGTTGCCATTGGCTTTATGCTGGCATTTGGGGTGATCAAACTGATCTTTGATCGTTTTCATGCCACCTGGAACACAGTCTGGGCGGGAATCGGCTGGTGCCTGATCGGATTTGCTTTCTTTTCGACCCTGGTAATCCGCACCTCTTCGCAAAGTTCCAGGCAATCTGCCACGGAACCATCAACTGGTCATACTCTTTTTGCGGCCATGAAAACGCCCGCTTTCTGGGTCTATGCACTGGCAACGTCGTTTTATGGCATGGTAGCAGCAGGAATGTCGTTGTTTAATCAATCCCTGCTTGCAGAGCGTGGTTTTGATCGATCGGTCTTTTTGACCATCACTGCCTTAGCACCTGGTGTGGGACTGTTGGCCAATCTGCTGTGTGGATATTTTGCCAGTCGCGTCCATCTTGGAATCCTGTTGGCGGTGGGCCTGCTCATACAGGCAGGTGCCTTGTTCAGCTATCCCCATGTAACGACGCTTACCCACGTTTATGCCTATGCTGTGGCGATGGGAATCGCAGGTGGTATCCAGACCGTCATTTTTTTCACCGTCTGGCGGCAAGCGTTCGGGCTGGCCCACCTGGGTAAGATTCAGGGGTTGGCCCAGTTAATCACCGTTTTCGCTTCAGCGGCAGGTCCGTTGGTTTTTGCCACCGGCCATGCCTGGTACGGACAATACGCACCGATCGTGCAGCAATTAGCCATCATCGCAGTGGGTTTTGCTGCAATTGCCCTGCTGGTTCCGTTGCCTGGTTCCAAAACACCCATATTCTCATTTTTTCAGGCCAAACACCAATGA
- a CDS encoding phytanoyl-CoA dioxygenase family protein has translation MRDQYLQDGYLLIRNLISPDDMAGAQQEADRLISEYAQLQSVNNLRCRWQNNVFTGECTFETFDPVIDISPVCKKLAYHPSLLAVLGELYQEPACLFKDKLIFKPPGVKGYGLHQDWIAWDNFPTSFLTVLIPFEAADRDNGCTIVYPGYHHNGRLTEKDGQYHELPANMVDESRAVPLELEPGDMAIFGGFTPHRSDPNTSGGWRRQLYLSYNALSDGGEQRTKHYEEFHRYLKEKYAQYGKTETYFE, from the coding sequence ATGCGAGATCAGTATTTACAGGATGGTTACCTCCTGATTCGCAACCTGATATCTCCCGATGATATGGCTGGAGCTCAGCAGGAGGCAGATCGCCTGATCAGTGAATATGCCCAACTTCAATCGGTCAATAACCTTCGCTGTCGTTGGCAGAATAATGTCTTTACCGGTGAATGCACTTTCGAAACTTTCGATCCGGTAATCGATATCAGCCCAGTCTGCAAAAAACTGGCTTACCACCCCAGTTTGCTGGCAGTGCTGGGTGAACTGTATCAGGAACCTGCCTGCCTGTTCAAAGACAAGCTCATTTTCAAGCCTCCCGGGGTGAAAGGTTACGGTTTGCATCAGGACTGGATTGCGTGGGACAATTTTCCGACCTCATTCCTCACAGTATTGATCCCGTTTGAAGCTGCCGACCGTGATAATGGTTGCACCATTGTTTACCCGGGGTACCACCACAACGGCCGCCTGACCGAAAAGGATGGACAATACCACGAATTGCCTGCAAATATGGTGGATGAATCGCGTGCGGTACCGCTGGAACTGGAACCGGGTGATATGGCAATTTTTGGTGGTTTTACCCCACATCGGTCTGATCCGAATACATCTGGCGGCTGGCGCAGACAACTTTATTTGAGTTACAATGCACTTTCCGACGGTGGGGAACAACGCACAAAGCATTACGAAGAATTTCACCGGTATTTGAAAGAAAAATATGCACAGTACGGCAAAACGGAAACCTATTTCGAGTGA